From Campylobacter upsaliensis, the proteins below share one genomic window:
- a CDS encoding cysteine ABC transporter substrate-binding protein has protein sequence MKKILLSIFTAFIAVFLAACGSSESGVNSIERIKNAGVVKIGVFGDKPPFGYVDEKGANQGYDIILAKRIAKELLGDENKVEFVLVEAANRVEFLKSNKVDIILANFTQTPERAEQVDFALPYMKVALGVAVPKNSEIKSVEDLKDKTLILNKGTTADAYFTKNHADIKTLKFDQNTETFAALMDKRGDALAHDNTLLFAWVKERPDYKVVIKELGNQDVIAPAVKKGDKELKEFIDNLIISLAAEQFFHKAYDESLKAHFGADIKADDVVIEGGKL, from the coding sequence ATGAAAAAAATTCTTTTAAGTATTTTTACAGCTTTTATTGCGGTGTTTTTAGCCGCTTGTGGTAGTAGTGAGAGTGGAGTAAATTCCATTGAGAGAATTAAAAATGCAGGAGTAGTTAAAATCGGCGTTTTTGGCGATAAGCCTCCTTTTGGCTATGTTGATGAAAAAGGTGCAAATCAAGGCTATGACATCATTTTAGCTAAACGCATAGCTAAGGAGCTTTTGGGCGATGAAAATAAGGTAGAATTTGTGCTTGTCGAAGCGGCAAATCGTGTTGAGTTTTTAAAGTCTAACAAGGTCGATATTATCCTAGCAAATTTTACTCAAACTCCAGAAAGAGCGGAGCAGGTCGATTTTGCTCTACCTTATATGAAAGTAGCTTTAGGCGTAGCAGTGCCTAAAAATAGTGAAATTAAAAGTGTGGAGGATTTAAAGGATAAAACTTTAATTTTAAATAAAGGCACAACAGCAGATGCGTATTTTACAAAAAACCACGCCGATATTAAAACTTTGAAATTCGACCAAAATACTGAAACATTTGCAGCCTTAATGGATAAAAGAGGCGATGCTTTAGCACACGATAATACTTTGCTTTTTGCTTGGGTTAAAGAAAGACCTGATTATAAGGTTGTGATTAAGGAGCTTGGAAATCAAGATGTTATCGCTCCAGCAGTTAAAAAAGGTGATAAAGAATTGAAAGAATTTATCGATAATTTAATCATTTCTTTAGCCGCAGAGCAGTTTTTCCATAAAGCTTATGATGAAAGCTTAAAGGCACATTTTGGAGCAGATATTAAAGCTGATGATGTCGTCATTGAGGGTGGAAAGCTTTAA